In the Pseudomonas orientalis genome, one interval contains:
- a CDS encoding ATP-binding SpoIIE family protein phosphatase, whose protein sequence is MRVLAPLSEPLTILIAEDSAADLLLLSTIVRRQGHHVLTATNGEQAVEVFARERPQLVLMDAMMPVMDGFLAARWIKQLAGEQLVPIIFLTSLRENAALAECLDAGGDDFLPKPYNQLILAAKINAMDRLRRLQAMVLQQRDQIARHNDYLLHEQRAAKAVFDKVAHSGCINAAPNIRYLQSPYALFNGDLLLAAYTPSGDMHVLLGDFTGHGLPAAIGAMPLAEVFYGMTAKGYGLAQILREMNAKLKRILPVDMFCCATLLCLSTERRVVEVWNGGMPEGYVHEVVTGKRTPLMSRHLPLGVLSAQAFDDSTEVWPMALGDRVFLLSDGVLDTADANDQLFGAERLQQVFAANREPDRLFEEIEQALAAFRGEARDDVSMVEISLLSGQPLRVAEPMYSDSGQSCPLNWSVSFEFRAQTLRRYNPLPYLLQLLLEVHGLREQSGALYTVMAELYANALEHGVLGLDSQLKRDAEGFAQYYRLRNERLAQLNSGHIRVHVQVTPTAQGGKMALRVEDSGPGFDVDAVLARPLEADRLSGRGLNLVRQLSGDVRWSDGGRCVCVEFCWKALA, encoded by the coding sequence GTGAGAGTCCTGGCCCCCTTGTCCGAGCCGCTGACGATCCTGATTGCCGAAGACAGTGCCGCCGACTTGCTGTTGTTGTCGACCATCGTACGGCGTCAGGGTCACCATGTGCTCACCGCCACCAATGGCGAGCAGGCCGTTGAAGTGTTTGCGCGCGAGCGCCCGCAACTGGTGTTGATGGACGCGATGATGCCGGTGATGGATGGTTTTCTCGCTGCGCGCTGGATCAAGCAGTTGGCGGGTGAGCAGTTGGTCCCCATCATCTTCCTGACCTCGCTGCGCGAAAACGCCGCACTGGCCGAGTGCCTGGATGCCGGCGGCGACGATTTCCTGCCCAAGCCCTACAACCAGCTGATTCTGGCCGCCAAGATCAACGCCATGGACCGCCTGCGGCGGTTACAGGCCATGGTGCTGCAGCAACGTGACCAGATCGCCCGGCACAACGACTACTTGCTGCATGAGCAGCGCGCCGCCAAGGCCGTGTTCGACAAGGTCGCGCATTCGGGTTGCATCAACGCGGCGCCGAATATCCGCTACTTGCAATCGCCCTATGCGCTGTTCAACGGGGACCTGTTGCTGGCCGCTTATACGCCATCCGGTGACATGCACGTGTTGCTCGGCGATTTCACCGGCCACGGCCTGCCGGCCGCCATCGGGGCCATGCCCCTGGCCGAAGTGTTCTACGGCATGACCGCCAAGGGCTATGGGCTGGCGCAGATCCTGCGCGAGATGAACGCCAAGCTCAAACGCATCCTGCCGGTGGATATGTTCTGCTGCGCCACCCTGTTGTGCCTGAGCACCGAGCGGCGCGTGGTGGAAGTGTGGAACGGCGGCATGCCCGAGGGCTATGTGCATGAGGTCGTCACCGGCAAGCGCACGCCGTTGATGTCGCGGCATCTGCCGTTGGGCGTGCTGTCGGCCCAGGCATTCGATGACAGCACCGAAGTCTGGCCCATGGCCCTGGGCGACCGGGTGTTCCTGCTCTCTGACGGAGTGCTGGACACCGCCGACGCCAATGACCAGTTATTCGGCGCCGAGCGTTTGCAGCAGGTGTTTGCCGCCAACCGCGAGCCCGACCGCTTGTTCGAGGAGATCGAGCAGGCGCTGGCGGCCTTTCGCGGTGAGGCCCGCGACGACGTCAGCATGGTTGAAATCTCCTTGCTCTCCGGCCAGCCGCTGCGCGTGGCGGAACCTATGTATTCCGACAGTGGCCAGTCGTGCCCGCTGAATTGGTCGGTGAGTTTCGAATTTCGCGCGCAGACCCTCAGGCGCTACAACCCGTTGCCGTACCTGCTGCAATTGCTGCTGGAGGTGCACGGCCTGCGTGAACAGAGCGGTGCGCTCTACACGGTGATGGCCGAGTTGTATGCCAATGCCCTCGAGCATGGCGTGCTGGGCCTGGATTCGCAGCTCAAACGGGATGCCGAAGGGTTTGCGCAGTATTACCGCCTGCGCAATGAGCGGCTGGCGCAATTGAACAGCGGTCATATCCGGGTGCATGTGCAGGTGACCCCGACTGCGCAGGGCGGCAAGATGGCCTTGCGTGTCGAGGACAGCGGGCCTGGATTCGATGTTGACGCGGTGCTGGCCCGGCCGCTGGAGGCTGACCGTCTGTCCGGCCGCGGCTTGAACCTGGTGCGTCAACTGAGCGGCGACGTACGCTGGTCCGATGGCGGGCGCTGCGTCTGCGTGGAGTTTTGCTGGAAGGCTCTGGCATAA